TTAATTACGattaagttattttctaaagTGGACTTTATATAAATGTTGCGACAGTTAAAATTTCACTGCAAATATATTTGGGTAGAAATTTATACCGATATCATAAATAAGTAATAGTTATATACgtttaaatcattttcagaaCAGTACTTTATATATAAGGACCAAGGAGAgctaattttcaattataaaccgatccagGTCAAagtaatatgatttttttttagtgcTAGCATTAGCTTTTGCTTACGTTTCAGCTGCCTCTCTAGCCGGAACTCCTATTGCTCTTAAAGATGTAAAAGGTTCTAAAGATATTGAGGGTCGCATTACGAATGGCTATGAAGCATATCCTGGTTTAATACCTTATCAAGTGGGTTTATCACTTAATAGAGGTTATGGATTTTCATGGTGTGGTGGTTCTCTAATTGGCAAATCATGGGTGTTGACTGCTGCTCACTGCACTGATCGTGTGTTGTCTGCTACCGTATATTTGGGAAGCACAGTACGCACTGTGGCCCAAGTAACATTTaatattgactatagttcaATTATTCAACATAGCGGCTATAATCCCACAACTTTTGCTAATGATATTGCATTAATCAGAATTCCTGAAGTTACCTATAGTAATGAAATTCAACCTATTCGACTACCTGCTATATCGGAATCATATCAATCTTATGCTGGTAGTTATGGTACTGCCTCCGGTTGGGGACTTGCTCAAGAaagtaagttttaattttttcataaacaccAAATTAGTTCTTaatctatgttttttttatatttttagatggTTTTATTGTTTCTGTTTTAAATTACGCTTATCTGCCCATTATAACTAATGCTGAATGTGCACAAACTTTTGGCTCAATGGTTACTAGAAATACACTTTGCGTTTCGACTCCCAGCGGCACATCGACTTGCAAGGGTGATTCAGGTGGTCCCTTGGTTTTGGACTCTACACAAGAACTAATTGGTGTGACATCGTTTGGTTCATTAGTTGGTTGTCAAATTGGCTATCCAGCTGGATTTGTGCGTGTAACTAGTTACTTGGATTGGATCGCTTACCACACTGGCATTTCATACTAATTTATCTGATATAAGTTAAATCGCCAATGAAATATACTATGTATatttgttaaagtaaataaaaaaataatatctatAACCGATTTAGGACCTTTTAAAGTAATGTGTCACACCTGGTTGAACCATTTTTCTATACATTGAGTTATTTGTCACCAACGTAATTGGTAAGCGTAATTAAGAGCGAAGACGGTCGTCACTTTACTGTACCGTAGGTAAACTAGTGAAGTATTCCCTCACGATCTTATGATCACActttgacctggttcacactaggaaacttttttgggaaacttttgatttttgtgtgtgagagaaagagaaagaaatatcaaccatctctttctctcgcacacaaaatcaaaagtttctcaacaaaagtttcctaatgtgaaccaggtctttacGTACCTAAAGCCTaatcaaaaagtaaaatgaaattccatccgtataacaaaaaatagaataaaagtcgtatggtttatattttttgtgtttacacgattggtataaaacaataacaaagtaagatggaaacagctgtttcatttctttgtatttgaatcatttcaaaaaaatgaagagagccatacgactgtcatattttccatctgtattctctctcaatgtgtgatggtttcattacatattgcattTAAGCGATCCTATCGGTACTAttctacaactgaactagaactgaactagaactgaactagaactgaactagaactgaattagaactgaactagaactgaactagaactgaactagaactgaactagaactaaactgaactagaactaaactgaactagaactgaactgaactagaactcaactagaactgaactagaactagaactgaactagaactgaactagaactgaactagaactgaactagaactgaactagaactgaactagaactgaactagaactgaactagaactgaactagaactgaactagaactgaactagaactgaactagaactgaactagaactaaactagaactgaactagaactgaactagaactgaactagaactgaactagaactgaactagaactaaactagaactgaactaaaactgaactggaactgaattagagctgaactagaactgaactagaaatgaactaaaactgacaTATATCTATTAAGGTCAGTTATTTGTTATGTTTTGGATTTTTCAATTCCTTTCTCTTCCTTTTTCCAGACATTGGAAGATGCTCTCTGTATCTCTCAACGAGCTTTTGCCATAGCCATCGCTATAGCTGGCCTAATTTTAATGTTGGCTGTTGTTGCAGCCGTCCTATGTATAATGGCTAGACGCAGCACTAAGACCGTTTCAAATTCCGGCAGTTCCATTTACAGTGGTCCCTACACAAACACCGCTTTCTCGCATAGCAGTTAAATTTCTTTTCCAAAAACCAAACAGACATTATTTCCTCAAACTATAAACTGTAAAGAAACAAACTTAATTAGGCCCagatttaagaaaacaaacaaatccaAATTAActctttatgaaaaaaatgaacactaaaagtgtttaaaaaaactaatttttaaaaaactaaattttgtcttcttaacataattttgaaaaaagtcagaaattaattaattagctAGAAATTAAGTCACAAAAGAAAGCtgcctttttttatttagaatataaatttatttaatttaagtttaaagaaaacatatttaattataaatttatgttatgTATAAGAAAGCACagcacttagaaaaaaaaactgttcttttttttaaatgaagataTTACAgggtttttaatattaatatttaaacgttAAAACTTGAAGAAAAACAGAGTTTTAGTGTTTGACCAAACAAAAACCCTCTAATATCGCAGAGATTTAAGTAGAAACTACTTTAAGTTTCGAAATTAGTAATCTCTGTTTAATTGTACACTATAATATAATTAAGGTTTAAGGGTCTTTTTCTTTAACTGACTTCTAACAAATTCTCTTTCTAATGttttactttctttaaaaaatcttatacttttctttactatatattaatttaagttAGCTTTCCCTTCCCTCGGCAACTTTCTGTAGTTTAGCTAACGCCTCAGGTgataacttttaatatttaaaactattttattaaataatttaactgtgtattctttataatttgtgtttttttatttaaaactatgcaattttaatgaaaattaaataaactttttattgtgtaattttttaatgtattttattaacttGTAAATgtcttaaatacttttaaaattttattatccttttatgtattttatttccaGTCTTTTAagcaaaagttttttcttaacatttgtcgaaaacttttgtttaataaaacaatacttgtcattatttaaactaaaaacgtatttaactatcattaataaataaatatttttttttaaataaataaattactaatttattttaaattttcttttaataagtgCATGTGTTAGTGTTAATTTTAAtggatttattaataatatataaaattcactTATGGCAAGAGTTTTAATGCAATTtcttttggaaatatttaatatttaagattttttgagttttttttagagagattttaatgaaaatgaaaaaattatgatttcatttttataaaatttgaatttttagtaaaaaaaattgatttttacttTCATAGAGTTCGttattttagtgaaaatgtcagtttttaattcaattttttgaatttagttGTTGCTTTCAATTTTACCAACTAAGGGCCAATTTTTAGGTAAAggattaggatttttttttttagagcTAATCCttcaaagttgtttttgagtactcaattagttaattttgtttgctagtttaagcgcccaaggTGGTTTAAACTCGAGCCAGAattgcaaaagtgtaaacagctgatgcacaaaaataatacaatttttataaaaataaacattaaaatgttcacaatatatttttttgtttgaaatttaagttttcattaatattcatattaaatttataattgtcttcttcttttttttctaaaacatgcaaatttttgatgttttgtatggcaacacagtaaattttaatcttgtactcaaaaactttaaaagaaataaacattagattaaatttattttaagatttactAATCTGAtgattaattggcatttgattgacAACTTAAAAACCCACTCTAAAAGAACAGAGGAACAGACCCCAgtgtttgttttcaatataaaactaaaagaaact
The window above is part of the Lucilia cuprina isolate Lc7/37 chromosome 6, ASM2204524v1, whole genome shotgun sequence genome. Proteins encoded here:
- the LOC111676814 gene encoding serine protease 1-like encodes the protein LVLALAFAYVSAASLAGTPIALKDVKGSKDIEGRITNGYEAYPGLIPYQVGLSLNRGYGFSWCGGSLIGKSWVLTAAHCTDRVLSATVYLGSTVRTVAQVTFNIDYSSIIQHSGYNPTTFANDIALIRIPEVTYSNEIQPIRLPAISESYQSYAGSYGTASGWGLAQENGFIVSVLNYAYLPIITNAECAQTFGSMVTRNTLCVSTPSGTSTCKGDSGGPLVLDSTQELIGVTSFGSLVGCQIGYPAGFVRVTSYLDWIAYHTGISY